One genomic region from Bos indicus isolate NIAB-ARS_2022 breed Sahiwal x Tharparkar chromosome 17, NIAB-ARS_B.indTharparkar_mat_pri_1.0, whole genome shotgun sequence encodes:
- the GOLGA3 gene encoding golgin subfamily A member 3 isoform X2 yields the protein MDSAAAMQEGLVEDRSSSGSSAQPEGPPKPPGSLAPLDQWDEAQCASAKVNRTSDEGRQGDTCLNGPTPQFPEPPSPSGPDASPGSTEASLPLEKEEQVRLQARKRLEEQLKQYRVKRQQERSSQPVTKTRLFSTLDPELMLNPETLPRASAVAMTKEYSFLRTSVPRGPKVGSLGLLAHPKEKKSSKSSKIRSLADYRTEDSDVRNSGGNVPAPDSTRGSLKQNRGSGTSVVSEVSLCPEADDRLENASLTGDNVSEADGTESDSSSYSSVSARGTPGIPANMGGTREAPYMVSGREIAVGALGQFPSISDVLQAAAAEHQEQRQEVNGETRSRTNSICSSVSLESSVAETHDEMLQVLKEKMRLEGQLEALSLEASQALKEKAELQAQLAALHTRLQAQLEHSHSSQQRQDSLSSEVDTLKQSCWDLEQAMTDLQNMLEAKNASLASSNSDLQVAEEQYQRLMAKVEEMQRSILSKDNTVHDLRQQMTALQSQLQQVQLERTTLTSKLKASQAEIASLQSVRQWYQQQLALAQEARVRLQGEMAHIQVGQMSQAGLLEHLKLENVSLSHQLTETQQRSIKEKERIAAQLQGIEADMLDQEAAFVQIQEAKTMVEEDLQRRLEEFEDEKEQLQKMVASAAVLEQQLEQVKLTLHQRDQQLEALQQEHLDLLKQFTSTQETLQTREQSLGDLQVRYDELQARLDELQGEAASREDAIQALQNEKIVLEVALQAAHSSREEFDRGAKRLEEGAQDTSDTLEQLRQELAIKSSQVEHLQQEAGALKKQTQKIKEQFLQQKVMVEAYRRDATSKDQLISELKATKKRLDSEVKELRQELMKLQGEKRSVEVEHSRLQKEMSQIQQQVVDLEGHLQSAQRERDEMETQLQSLQFDKEQMVAVTEANEVLKKQIEELQQEATKAITEQKQKMKRLGSDLTSAQKEMKTKHKAYENAVGILSRRLQEALAAKEAAEAELSQLRAQAAAGGSDLTLHERVQVLEAELQAVGHSKMMLERELQEVISLTGQELEEQREKVLELEDELQESRGFRRKIKRLEESNKKLALELEHERGKLTGLGQSNAALREHNSILETALAKREADLVQLNLQVQAVLQRKEEEDRQMKQLVQALQAALQKEKVMVHSLEEQVAAAKAEAGHNRRHFKAATLELSEVKKELQAKEQEVQRLQAEADGLQIQEGKHSQEIAEFQAELAEARTQLQLLQKQLDEQLSKEPIGNQEMENLKWEVDQKEREIQSLKQQLDLTEHQSKQELDGIQQSLQNIKSELEMVREDLSMTQKDKFMLQAKVSELKNNMKTLLQQNQQLKLDLRRGAAKMRKEPKGEASSSSPVTPVKIPDCPVPASLLEELLRPPPAVSKEPLKNLNSCLQQLKQEMDSLQRQMEAHAVTVHESLSSWTQGDPASPSPPGDHANPRGDTERHGQGRASQEGLGTVTTEHPHPKCL from the exons tccAGTCAACCTGTAACTAAAACGAGACTTTTTAGCACACTTGATCCTGAACTCATGTTGAACCCAGAAACCTTACCGAGGGCCAGTGCCGTGGCTATGACAAAAGAATATTCCTTCCTGCGCACCAGTGTCCCTCGGGGGCCGAAGGTGGGCAGCTTAGGGCTCCTGGCACatcctaaggagaaaaaaagttcCAAATCAAGCAAAATTCGGTCTCTGGCTGATTACAGAACTGAAGATTCAGACGTTCGGAATTCTGGTGGAAATGTTCCAGCTCCGGACTCTACCAGGGGCTCCCTGAAGCAGAACCGAGGCAGCGGGACATCAGTGGTGTCTGAGGTCAGCCTGTGCCCCGAGGCCGACGACCGCCTGGAGAATGCATCCCTGACTGGAGACAACGTGTCCGAGGCTGACGGGACGGAGAGTGATAGCTCCTCCTACAGCAGCGTCTCCGCCCGCGGGACACCAGGCATCCCAGCGAACATGGGGGGCACGCGTGAGGCCCCCTACATGGTCAGTGGCAGGGAGATCGCAGTTGGAGCCCTGGGCCAGTTCCCCTCCATCTCAGATGTCCTGCAGGCTGCAGCAGCCGAGCACcaggagcagaggcaggaggTCAACGGGGAGACACGAAGCCGGACCAATAGCATCTGCAGCAG TGTGTCCCTGGAAAGCTCTGTTGCTGAAACTCATGATGAAATGTTACAggttcttaaagaaaaaatgagactCGAAGGACAGCTGGAAGCTTTATCATTAGAAGCTAGTCAG GCACTTAAAGAAAAGGCCGAGCTGCAGGCGCAGCTGGCCGCTCTGCACACGAGGCTGCAGGCGCAGCTGGAGCACAGCCACAGCAGCCAGCAGAGGCAAGACTCACTCAGTTCAGAGGTGGACACCTTGAAGCAGTCCTGCTGGGACCTCGAGCAGGCAATGACTGACCTGCAGAACATGCTGGAAGCCAAGAATGCCAGCCTGGCATCCTCCAACAGTGACCTGCAGGTGGCAGAGGAGCAGTATCAGAGACTAATGGCCAAAGTGGAGGAGATGCAGAGAAGCATCCTCAGTAAGGACAACACAG TGCACGACCTGCGGCAGCAGATGACAGCCTTGCAGAGCCAGCTACAGCAGGTGCAGCTGGAGCGCACCACACTCACCAGCAAGCTGAAGGCATCCCAGGCTGAGATCGCGTCCCTGCAGAGTGTCCGGCAGTGGTACCAGCAGCAGCTCGCCCTGGCCCAGGAGGCCCGGGTCAGGCTGCAGGGCGAGATGGCCCACATCCAG GTTGGACAGATGAGCCAGGCGGGTCTTCTGGAGCACCTGAAGCTTGAGAACGTGTCCCTGTCCCACCAGCTGACGGAAACCCAGCAGAGGTCCATCAAGGAGAAGGAGCGCATTGCCGCCCAGCTCCAGGGCATTGAG GCTGACATGTTGGACCAGGAAGCTGCCTTTGTGCAGATTCAAGAGGCGAAGACGATGGTGGAGGAGGACctgcagaggaggctggaggagtTTGAAGACGAGAAGGAGCAGCTGCAAAAGATGGTGGCCTCAGCGGCGGTGCTGGAGCAGCAACTGGAGCAG GTGAAGTTGACTTTGCATCAGCGAGACCAGCAGCTAGAGGCTTTGCAGCAGGAGCACCTGGACCTGTTGAAGCAGTTCACCTCAACGCAGGAGACTCTACAGACTAGGGAGCAGTCCCTGGGGGACCTGCAGGTGCGCTACGATGAGCTGCaggccaggctggatgagctGCAGGGGGAAGCTGCCTCCAGAGAAGACGCCATCCAGGCCCTGCAGAATGAGAAGATCGTCTTGGAGGTGGCTCTGCAGGCAGCCCACAGCAGCAGGGAGGAATTCGATAGAGGGGCGAAACGCCTGGAAGAGGGGGCCCAGGACACATCGGACACTTTAGAGCAGTTGAGACAAGAATTAGCCATCAAGTCCAGCCAG GTGGAACACCTGCAGCAGGAAGCTGGCGCTCTGAAAAagcagacacagaaaataaaggaacagtttcttcaacaaaag GTGATGGTGGAGGCCTACCGCCGCGACGCCACCTCCAAAGACCAGCTCATCAGTGAGCTGAAGGCCACGAAGAAGAGGCTGGACTCGGAGGTGAAGGAGTTGCGGCAGGAGTTGATGAAACTTCAAGGGGAGAAGAGGTCCGTGGAGGTGGAGCACTCACGCCTGCAGAAGGAGATGTCACAGATCCAGCAGCAGGTGGTGGATCTCGAAGGGCACCTGCAGTCCGCACAGAGGGAGCGTGATGAAATGGAGACGCAGTTACAG TCTTTGCAGTTTGATAAGGAGCAGATGGTTGCTGTGACGGAGGCCAACGAGGTACTCAAGAAACAAATAGAAGAGCTGCAGCAAGAAGCCACAAA GGCCAtcaccgaacagaagcagaagatgaagCGTCTGGGTTCAGATCTGACCAGCGCACAGAAGGAGATGAAGACCAAGCACAAAGCCTATGAGAACGCAGTGGGCATCCTCAGCCGCCGCCTGCAGGAGGCCCTTGCAGCCAAGGAGGCAGCTGAGGCCGAGCTGAGCCAGCTGAGAGCCCAGGCGGCTGCCGGCGGCAGCGACCTCACCTTGCAT GAGCGGGTCCAGGTGCTGGAGGCGGAGCTGCAGGCTGTCGGCCATAGCAAGATGATGCTGGAGAGGGAGCTGCAGGAGGTCATCTCGCTGACTggccaggagctggaggagcagCGGGAGAAGGTGCTGGAGCTGGAGGACGAG CTTCAAGAGTCCAGAGGCTTCAGGAGGAAGATAAAGCGCCTTGAGGAGTCAAATAAGAAGCTGGCTTTGGAACTGGAGCACGAGAGAGGGAAGCTCACGGGCCTTGGGCAGTCCAATGCGGCCTTGAGGGAACACAACAGCATCTTAGAGACAGCATTAGCCAAGAGGGAAGCAGACCTAGTTCAGCTGAACCTTCAG GTGCAGGCAGTTTTGCAGCGCAAGGAAGAAGAGGACCGCCAGATGAAGCAGCTTGTCCAAGCCTTGCAGGCCGCACTACAGAAGGAAAAGGTGATGGTGCACAGCCTCGAGGAGCAG gtTGCTGCAGCCAAGGCAGAAGCAGGCCACAACCGCCGCCACTTTAAGGCTGCCACCTTAGAGCTGAGCGAGGTGAAGAAGGAGCTGCAGGCCAAGGAGCAGGAGGTGCAGAGGCTACAGGCAGAGGCCGACGGGCTCCA GATCCAGGAGGGGAAGCACTCGCAGGAAATAGCAGAATTCCAGGCGGAGCTGGCAGAGGCCCGGACCCAGCTCCAGCTGCTGCAGAAGCAGCTGGATGAGCAGCTGAGCAAAGAACCCATAGGAAAccaagag ATGGAAAATCTCAAATGGGAGGTggatcagaaagagagagaaatccaGTCCTTGAAACAGCAGCTGGACTTGACCGAGCACCAGAGTAAACAGGAGTTGGATGGAATACAGCAGTCATTACAG AATATTAAATCTGAGCTGGAGATGGTGCGGGAAGACCTGTCCATGACCCAGAAAGATAAATTTATGCTTCAAGCTAAAGTGTCGGAACTGAAGAACAACATGAAGACACTGCTCCAGCAAAACCAGCAGCTCAAGCTGGACCTGCGGCGGGGAGCAGCCAAGATG agaaaggagccAAAAGGAGAAGCCAGCTCTTCCAGCCCCGTGACACCGGTGAAGATCCCTGACTGCCCCGTCCCCGCCTCGCTGCTGGAGGAACTGCTGCGGCCCCCTCCCGCCGTGAGCAAGGAACCCCTCAAGAACCTCAACAGCTGCCTCCAGCAGCTCAA GCAGGAGATGGACAGCCTGCAGCGCCAGATGGAGGCACACGCAGTCACTGTGCATGAGTCGCTGTCCTCGTGGACTCAGGGGGACCCTGCCAGCCCCTCACCACCAGGAGATCACGCCAACCCTAGAGGAGACACAGAGCGGCATGGTCAGGGCAGGGCCTCGCAAGAAGGGCTTGGAACAGTGACCACCG